Proteins encoded in a region of the Candidatus Krumholzibacteriia bacterium genome:
- a CDS encoding FlgD immunoglobulin-like domain containing protein — protein sequence MVRRHLAHRFRKSFETTCDATPACGTTDLAENTAPPLTICDVAGRVVRRLVDTWQGEGAYGVTWNGIDAAGTRVASGVYVYELQVGTRRLTRKLAVVQ from the coding sequence GTGGTCCGACGACATCTCGCTCACCGATTCCGGAAATCCTTCGAGACGACGTGCGATGCAACCCCTGCGTGCGGCACGACGGACCTCGCGGAGAACACGGCGCCGCCGCTCACGATCTGCGACGTCGCCGGGCGCGTGGTGCGGCGGCTCGTGGACACCTGGCAAGGGGAAGGCGCCTACGGGGTCACCTGGAACGGGATCGACGCCGCGGGCACACGGGTGGCGAGCGGCGTGTACGTCTACGAATTGCAGGTGGGGACGCGGCGGCTGACGCGGAAGCTCGCGGTGGTGCAATAG